From the Gossypium hirsutum isolate 1008001.06 chromosome A02, Gossypium_hirsutum_v2.1, whole genome shotgun sequence genome, the window TTTAGCAATTGTTGTTGATTTTAACAAACCATTAGattatatctttaataaaatttaaaaatgtaattttatttttgtatataaatttaagtattttattgaaaaatatcttaattaaaatttaaggtttttatttcactagaaacaaaattaattttattaaaatttaatataaaaggTTGATACAGATAACTAATTTAGTAAATAATGTATTTCATAGTTTATTGTTGTTACTATTATAATTGAAAAGTTGTTATaaaggataaaaataaaaatataaaaaaaatcagttgTATAAATTGATATAGAGAATGATTATTACGAAGAGGAATAaccttaaaattttggtttttttttacgttctttttaatatatatttatattaaaaataattatttaattatcaatagTTTTATGGCCTTTGATGGCACTCCTAACGACGAaggtttatttaattatttaattaacctaaCTAATTTgggtcttcttttttttttgggaaaTAAGTTATATGTTAggttaaaagtaataaaatttattgaTCCTTAACTTTATTTTCCAGCATTTAATGCTCTAACACATCAAATTTTGAAGCACATAAATGTTGTTTGAACCTATTTTATGCTAATGAAATATTCATGATATTAGTtaagatattaattaataatatttagtcATTTAGTTAATATTAAAAAACCTTTCACTTATTAAgtatatattgataaatttagtatttctttcaaaactttatatgtattaatatatttattaataaattcaacaattaaattattaaatcattaatagtaataatagaaataataaagaGCTAAACAAATATTATAGTAGGGTAAGTAACTCCATCCTCATATGTGTACATAAATGTGATTTACGGGAAGCCAAAGACAATATATAAGAAGGTGAGGAGTAGAGTGGAAGGAAATAGAGGATCAAAAAGTGGGGGTGTGCCATGTCGAGTATTTGTGAGTTGATTTTGAGGTTTATGGCGCTGCTGCTAACACTTGCGGCCGCCATAATTATCGGGGTAAACAAGCAGACCAAGTTCTTCCCTGTTCAGCTCAACCCAGCTTTCCCTCCTGTTGAGGTTGCTGCCCGTGTTAAGTGGCATTACCTGTCTGCCCTTGTGTAAGTTCAGTTAGTTCTTTACTACTATTATCCTTGTTATTATCATATTTGTTTCCATGCAAAGAAAAAGGGCAATCTAGTAGGGTTGAAATCCTTTCCACCATGCTCCAAAGTCACATATATACTTACAAGTTTCTAGTCATCTCTTGCTATATATATTACTTAACTCTCAAATCCTTGTCTCTTATAAGAATTAATCTATATGTACGTAAATGAATTTGTTGTCTTCATAGACATGTTTATCACCAATTTATGCAATCATATTTCGAAACAAAATTATTACACGTTTGGTTGATACTTTGGCtgctttttttgttttctttcataatcaTAGTTTTAAGACTAATGTTTATcgatttggtcattttggttcTCTGTTTCTGGATTATTTTGGTCTTcaactttcaaattttagttaaattattttttgttggACAAAAAAGCCAACTTTGAGATGGCAACCCATATTGTAGTTTGTGTACTTAATTACTGATgtggataattttttaaaaaaattataatatttttaaaattttttgaattttaaaatagttttatgaAGTATAAGTGGAATGTCGCGCGAGTTATCACATTAGTGCTGAATTGAGCCGGtatttttttcaacaaaaaaCAATTTGACTAAACTTTAAAGATTAGGGGCCAAATTCATCTAAAAAATAGTGTCAAGGTAACAAATTGGATAAACATTATAGGCTAAGTTTATCATTATgcatacataattttaataaGGTAAAATTAGGTATAAGTCTCTATACTatttgtaaatttagaatttagtccctatcttttatttctaagaatttagtctcttttttttttagatttcaaaagcCAAGTCTAactgttaatattgttaaaactatttgtttaaatttaggtttattacaaaatcatttttttagttacaatGCTATCAaacgagtttttttttttcaaaatgccatatcaataaatttaacaatgttatCAACTGAAcctaaattttaatatctaaaaagtaaaaaagataaatttttagaaataaaagtataagcactaaattttgaatttgtgaaaGAATACAATGACGTctgatatattttaatattatagagaaaacaaatattaaaaagtaGAATTTGTAGTAAGCCCATACCTACGTCGCTATCAATGAGCCAGATTGGACAACTGTCTTGATCTTATTATTTTCCTAACCCAAGCCTAGGTTGGGTCAGTACCCATGTTACTtttcaaaaagatattaaaacattaaactttctattaattttatatttataattaaatttaaaataaaaatatatatttgtagtAAAAAATAGGCTTGaatttggtaacttttctttCATTGAGGTAAACTAAGCAATTATACCCACATTGgtacttgaacttttttttatccatattagTCCTTGAGCTTAACAAATGTTTCCATATTGAGGTCTGAACTTAATGGTTTTGAAGGATTAATTTGGACAAATAAAAAGTTCAAGCACCAACATGAGGATAATTGGCAAGTTTAGAGCCTAACTTATTTGGTTGGAATATGTTTTGGCAGGTATTCCCTGGTGGCAAACATAACAGCAAGTTCATATGCAGCGCTTTCGACCCTGATTGTGTTGGCAACCAGAAATGGGGAAGCAGGGTTTGCCCAAGTTATCACTATCTTTGATGCAACGATTGTTGGGTTGCTGTTTTCAGCCAATGGGGCTGCCTTAGCTGTTGGTATCATTGGTTACAAAGGGAACTCTCATCTTCAATGGAACAAAGTTTGTAATGTTTTCGACAGTTTCTGTGACAGAGTTGCCATTTCCATTGTTCTGTCATTGGTCGCTTCTTTTGCGTTTATTGCTTTGGTTGCTTTAGCTGTTCTATCTTTGCAGAAGAGATTTGCAACTAGAACTTAGAAATAATATTAtcatttgatgtttttatttggTAGAGAAAATAAATTCTTTGTGGGaaacaaaaattaagaaaaagcTTGTatgatttgttattttattaattattactatttgGATTTTCTTTTATCTACTTTGGGTGgatttttatttctcattttttattataaataattggATGTTAAAATGAATTTCTCCTTTCTTTAACACATCATATCCAAAATGATTAAACTGACCAAAAAATCTGCTTAATACGatattgatattttgaaaactcgaACCAAACTTAAAATCTGGACCATAATTTAGAGACTTCTAGTGCAATTAACCCTAATAAAAATAGAAAGTCACAAGCTGCAATTTTACAAGAGAAAAAATGGATATATTACCATCAAATTCTCTAATGTTtgttattattacaaattatcaTATAGCGTTTACATCAACCATAGAACCATTCACAGTTTCATTTTTTAACTCTGAAATGGAGAACCCATAACCTGAGAAATGTTTATGAGAGAAGACATAAAAATGGCACAATCATTTGAATAATAATACACTGAATCATATAATCAAATCCAATGACGATGATGGATCGAGATGATCGAGACATGATATGCAAATTCGAAGAATTCATCTCCGTTTTTACAGTTAACGAGCAGACCTTTAGAAGTCCGGAGCTCACCGGCTTCGGTTCTTCGATCATGATCTCATCACTGAGGGAGTTCTGGAGGGGCGATCGTCCGGGTGTTGTAAGATCTACAGTGACTGCATTTCTGTCCGATTATGTGGAAGTAAACCTCGGTAGTGTCGTCGCAGTCATTGCATAGAATCCAAACCTGCATTTCAATGGCATAATCAACTCGAATGACAAGGATCAAAAATAAAAACAGCAGATTATTAGACATGAACATGAACTGAAATTATGGACCTTCTTATATCGGTAATCCTCCGGCATTAGGGTCGCTTCAATCTGTCAAAAAGCAAGATAATTCTTTCATGAATCAGATTCGAGACGAAAACATTTACAGTTCAATGACCTTAAACTTGAAGAAACGTACCTCTTCGTCCATCCTCTTCCAGACTCGGGACATATCGATCACCGACTTTGAGCATATGGGACAGCAATATCTGAGCAAAAACCATGAATTTATATTATGAATGGAACTCAGATTGTGAGCAAACTAATTCAGGATTGGGATCGAGCTTTAAACAAACAAGAACAAACTGTTGCTTACTTGTCACGCTTTAGCATCTCATGGTAACATTCATAGTGCATCGTGTGACCGCATTTCATCACAGTCGTATCTTTCAACGAATCGAAGAGGTACTAGAGAAACAGAACAACCTATAATTAGCGAAGGAGAATAGTTCGAGATAAAAACAGAGAAAAATCGAAAGACCAACCTCGTAACATATGGGGCAGTGATGCTGCATCGAATTCTCCACACAAGTATGATTACCTCGCAAGGCAACAGAGTAACAAGACCCTATGCAGATGCAGATTATATGAATAGATACAACATAGAGCCGAAACCATGCCAAACACTAGCAGTTCGCAACTACGTTAATTGGATTTCAGGTGTATCCCCTAACCATGTCTAGATATGTTTTGGAACAAGATATTTCACGAAAAATGAAAAATCTAACCAAAGccaccataaaataagaaatggggATTGAATCTAAACTAAGAATAAGACCATCaaaataattaagaaagaaaagatgaGATGTTTAAGTACATACCACACTTCTTGCAGTGAAAAAAATTCTCTCGGCCACCAACTCTATTTCCAAAACCATTCAATTAGGTACATTCACTTGCATTTGATTagttaaataacaaaataatagccATATGCATATTCGTAAATTGAAAGACAGAGAAAACTAACCTGCAGATCCCACAATCATCACAATGAAACTGCCCTTTCTCAGTCTGCGTTACATATAACAAAGATCAATagtaattaactaaaattatcaaCTACTTCAAATTATATATGTGTCAGCTTACATCATCATCAAAGAAGTTGCAAATTTTACAGAAGTATTCTCCCATATTGACTCCGCAATTTGAACAAAGTTGAGCAACCTAGAGCAACATAAACCAACATCAAATTTGAGAACATAAAACAAGAACAAAAATGGGTATGTCTGTATCTAAAAAGTTACAAATCTGAAACAAACATACCGGCTGCTCTGTGTCACAAACCGAgcaaataacctttaaaaaaatggAGATTATTTACattataaacaccaaaaaaagagaagagaaaatgaaactAAAGTGAAAAAGCTTGGTTTTTCAATGTCGTACTTGTTTAACATCTTTTCGAACAAGCTCGTGCCTGTCAAAAGGGTTACTTAACAGGTTCTGAAGCCAATACAATAAGTACCCAAATCAGCAAGTTGCATAAACAATCAAAAAATTACGAACTTTTCAACTTAAAACAGAGGGGGGAAAACAGGGGAatgtaaatgaaaaagaaagtacCACAGCTTCGTTATGGCAATGCCGACACGAGAAAACCTCGTTGCAACATGGAGCTCGAATCTTGCATCTCCTCCTATAATGTTGGCATCTAAAAAAAATCcagaaaaacaaacaaataaattatatgtgGAAATGAATctttaaaagaaagaaagaagagatacCCATATCCCATCTTCCCAAAATGGAGGCGTTGACTGGCTGAAGAGGCTTCCATCTCCATGAGTATTGGGGGTAGGAAAACAAAGAAAGATTTGGATTTACTATTTGGGTTTTCTATTTTCCAGATAAATCCAGAAAGAGGGAGGAGTTTCCCGATTACGAAAGGTGGGGTTAGTTTGGGTGGTTTGTCGTAATCCTCAAAAGAGGAAGAACCGAAACGAAGAGAAATGGAGGCCACCCCACCTTCAAGAAAAGGCCACTCATTTATGTacttatattatttaattcatcGCCATATGGAAAAGACAATAATTTAATGGGAGGAGATAGGATAAGGCAGATGATGGACGgtttattgatttataatttcactatttataattgttataatcgtttacatataaaaaaaattttgagtttcgaaattaaattatataattttacaatattaaaattttataaattataaagaggtttaaatagaaatttttcattttaaggaggACTAATACAAATTGTTAGGGTTGACAATAATTATTGACGTTCTAGGTGGTAcaaaaaaaatgtcaattttcACTATAAGTGGTATAGAGAGTCGTAAAAATAAGATTTATTTAAGTTAGAAGAGTATTGGG encodes:
- the LOC107949403 gene encoding CASP-like protein 1E1 encodes the protein MSSICELILRFMALLLTLAAAIIIGVNKQTKFFPVQLNPAFPPVEVAARVKWHYLSALVYSLVANITASSYAALSTLIVLATRNGEAGFAQVITIFDATIVGLLFSANGAALAVGIIGYKGNSHLQWNKVCNVFDSFCDRVAISIVLSLVASFAFIALVALAVLSLQKRFATRT
- the LOC107949159 gene encoding E3 ubiquitin-protein ligase MIEL1 translates to MEMEASSASQRLHFGKMGYGCQHYRRRCKIRAPCCNEVFSCRHCHNEAVNLLSNPFDRHELVRKDVKQVICSVCDTEQPVAQLCSNCGVNMGEYFCKICNFFDDDTEKGQFHCDDCGICRVGGRENFFHCKKCGSCYSVALRGNHTCVENSMQHHCPICYEYLFDSLKDTTVMKCGHTMHYECYHEMLKRDKYCCPICSKSVIDMSRVWKRMDEEIEATLMPEDYRYKKVWILCNDCDDTTEVYFHIIGQKCSHCRSYNTRTIAPPELPQ